A window of Mangifera indica cultivar Alphonso chromosome 11, CATAS_Mindica_2.1, whole genome shotgun sequence contains these coding sequences:
- the LOC123228760 gene encoding probable E3 ubiquitin-protein ligase XERICO, protein MTNYLYAIRPFTNTTLNNTTTLDNAFRIRLMFSRVSTLQNWPQTERLHTSRRVYICHRHQLISDQQGPIIMSRILTPTTGLSPQDIKAITRRLMSLAREMDSNPINREARVLTIGLALVTATTRYSDDHRIREQSFLGSIPASKEVIQMLEKVAVEECIESMRECTICFEEFQFDVENVRLPCGHVYHQNCIAKWLEISHMCPLCRYQMPCSEN, encoded by the coding sequence ATGACCAACTATTTGTACGCAATTCGACCATTTACCAATACCACCTTAAACAACACCACTACTTTAGATAATGCTTTTAGAATCCGGTTAATGTTTAGTCGTGTTTCTACTTTGCAAAACTGGCCACAAACAGAGCGCCTCCATACGTCGAGGCGAGTTTATATTTGCCATCGTCACCAGTTAATATCCGATCAACAAGGACCAATAATCATGTCACGAATACTCACTCCCACCACGGGACTCTCTCCACAAGATATCAAAGCAATTACTCGTCGACTCATGAGCCTTGCGAGAGAGATGGATAGCAACCCTATAAATCGTGAAGCTAGAGTTTTAACCATCGGTCTTGCTCTTGTTACGGCCACAACCAGATACTCTGATGATCACAGGATACGCGAACAGTCGTTTCTGGGGAGTATTCCAGCCAGTAAGGAAGTTATTCAGATGTTGGAAAAAGTGGCGGTCGAGGAGTGTATAGAGTCAATGAGGGAGTGCACCATTTGTTTCGAAGAGTTTCAGTTTGATGTTGAGAATGTGCGGTTACCTTGTGGGCATGTTTATCATCAAAACTGTATAGCCAAGTGGCTGGAGATAAGCCATATGTGCCCCTTGTGTCGGTACCAGATGCCGTGCTCTGAAAACTAG